A stretch of the Montipora foliosa isolate CH-2021 unplaced genomic scaffold, ASM3666993v2 scaffold_458, whole genome shotgun sequence genome encodes the following:
- the LOC137989409 gene encoding uncharacterized protein, with product MPSRGGVPECNQKGYKDEKNDKISYFDFPTDKTRRKQWLHAIRRDVGKDFCVTEKTKVCSRHFRSSDLKKSLNERIYVKDNVVPSIFNCCPESPQKRKAPAARFPLQATTKTKPSTSSAACSSLDSMNKSETGVQEANAYKLEQDAEDAMTETLEEKMLSEDLKQKLLNKERELLYADNRIIALENENTLLRFPKYDTFVATYEFLNPGVEGENIRYCSSSERGIPDAFYDQLEGDDLETEQRNDKQGRRRKVKPIEEFFIVMCRLRRGFALQHLSNLFEVATSTVSRIFTAWVNFMYLKFAQINIWPSREAVTKTMPEVFNDKYPSTRVIIDCTEIKCE from the exons ATGCCTTCGAGAGGCGGCGTGCCTGAATGCAACCAAAAAGGTTACAAGGATGAGAAAAACGATAAGATATCGTATTTTGATTTTCCCACCGATAAAACTAGACGTAAACAATGGCTGCATGCAATAAGAAGAGATGTGGGAAAGGACTTTTGCGTGACAGAGAAGACAAAGGTGTGTTCTCGACATTTTCGGTCAAGTGATTTGAAAAAGTCGCTGAATGAAAGAATATACGTAAAAGATAATGTGGTCCCTTCAATATTTAATTGTTGTCCGGAATCACCACAAAAGAGGAAGGCTCCCGCGGCACGATTTCCTTTACAAGCTACCACAAAAACAAAGCCATCGACCAGCTCTGCGGCATGTAGTTCATTAGATTCAATGAATAAAAGTGAAACCGGCGTTCAAGAAGCAAATGCGTATAAACTAGAGCAAGATGCAGAGGATGCCATGACTGAAACATTGGAAGAAAAGATGCTGTCTGAAGACCTTAAGCAGAAACTTTTAAATAAGGAAAGAGAGCTTCTCTATGCGGATAACCGAATAATTGCACTAGAAAACGAAAACACTCTGCTTC GTTTTCCCAAGTATGATACTTTTGTAGCCACTTACGAATTTCTAAACCCAGGCGTCGAAGGGGAAAACATCAGATACTGCTCTTCTTCTGAACGCGGTATACCAGATGCATTCTACGATCAGTTGGAAGGAGACGACTTAGAAACAGAGCAACGGAACGACAAACAGGGGAGACGAAGAAAGGTCAAACCTATTGAGGAATTTTTCATAGTAATGTGCCGCCTGCGAAGAGGGTTTGCTTTGCAGCatctttcaaatttatttgaaGTTGCAACATCAACTGTCAGCCGAATCTTTACTGCTTGGGTTAATTTTATGTACCTGAAGTTTGCTCAGATAAACATCTGGCCATCTCGTGAGGCTGTTACAAAAACTATGCCAGAAGTATTCAACGACAAGTATCCTTCCACGCGTGTTATTATAGACTGTACTGAAATAAAATGCGAATAG